ATCCACAATGGTGCCTGAGTCATCGGTAACGGGAAACATCCGCCCATCTGCTTCCGTTTTGAGTTGCACCCCCTCCGCCCCAAACCAGGCGATCGTTTGCTGGGGTTGAAAACGACTGAACGCTCCCCGCAACGCCTTACCCCCCCGGGGATAGTTTTGCACTAACTGGGTCGGGTCAAAGCAATGGTGGGTCACATTACAACGTCCCCCCCCAGAAATGCGGACTTTAGCCAGGAATTTCGACCCCGCCTCCAACAAAATTACTCTACCCTCCGGCAGATTTCTGGCACAGTTAATCGCCCCAAAAAAGCCAGCTGCTCCTCCCCCGACCACAATCACAGTTCTTGTCATAGTTTTGACCAACCTTTATCTCTGGATTTCACTGGAAAATGGATCTAATCACCCCAAAAATCCCTTTAAAAAACTTAACAAATACGGAACTCCCCACCGGCAAAAACCCTATGCCCCCCGTCCCAACCTGTACAATGAAGAGGGCGGAGACGTAAGTTTCCGTTCACTCCTCACACCACACTCCGCCTGGATGATGTTCGGGCGGTTTCTTCTTATCTGCTCCCCAGGGGGAAAAGTGTGACGCCAACTGTGACAAAAGATGAATAAATTCTAAGTTTCACGATATTTTTCCATACAGGGGTCAACAATTGGTTATGGTAGTATTCTAATCAGCCCATCACGAGGTTTAGAAGGATTTCCAGTATGAGTGCTACCCCTCAAGTTTCCGACGCAAGTTTTAAAGAGGATGTATTAGACAGCGAGTTACCCGTGCTCGTAGACTTTTGGGCTCCCTGGTGTGGCCCTTGTCGCATGGTAGCCCCCGTCGTTGATGAAATCTCACAACAGTACGAAGGTAAGGTCAAAGTCGTTAAGTTAAACACCGACGAGAACCCCAATACCGCTAGTCAGTATGGCATCCGCAGTATTCCCACCCTAATGATTTTCAAGGGGGGCCAGAGAGTGGATATGGTGGTGGGAGCCGTGCCCAAAACCACCCTGGCCAGCACCCTAGAAAAATATCTTTAAGCGCTGGCTTCCCTGCTTTGTGACGGTTTCCCTCCGGATCGTGACCCTTCCTAGGACACGGTCTTTTTTTTGCCTTTTTATCCCCCTGTTGGCTATGCCCCAAATTATTTTGGGCTAAATATCGGAGTTTCGTTTTTTCGTTCTAATGGGCTGATCCACCCCCAACTTTTAGAGTTCACAGCATGGCTAATTCGCCAATCACTTCCAGGCGTTTATATTTACCCAGCCGGACGAATTTTTCCGACAGAGTTTCCGCCACCTGGGGAGGAATCCAGCCCATTTGTTGCAGCAGGTGAATGGCTACAGCATACTTAGCCCGTTTGGAACCGTCTTTTACTTTGATGGCTAAGCCTAAGCCTTCTCCCACTCGCCCCACACATTGCACCCCTTCAGCGCCGGATTTACTCACCAGCTCTCCTTCCATCTGTTGCATAAGTTCCGTATCAAAACAGCCTTCCCCAGCGACAAAATAGGGGTAGTAAGTCATGGCCCGAGCCACTCGTTCCAGACCCAACTGTTGCCCCGAAGCCAGCAGCGCATACAAATGAGCTATTTGTCCCAACTCCATGGTGTAGGTGGGGGCACCGCAGTCGTCATGGGCAGCGATCAATTCGGCTCCGGGCATGCCCAACAGATCCGCTACTTTGGACAGAATTAGTTTTTGGATGGGACTATTTTGTTGCAAATAACTGTGGAGCGGCCAGTCCTGTTGTTGGCAAACGGCCAGCATCCCCGCATGTTTACCGGAGCAACCATGGTATAGAGGGCTTTCCTGTCCCGCTGGTATGGGACATTGCAGAGCTTGAGGCTCAATGTCGGCCCGCCAAAGAATGTTGAATACCTGCCGAGCTTGTTCAATGGTGCCTTGGTGGGAACCACACATAATGGCCAGGTCTTTGTCGGTAAGACCATAGCGTTCCATGGTACCGGTGCTGGTGACGGCTAGGGCTTGAAACGGTTTGAGGGAAGAGCGAATAAAGGCATTGCTGGTGCTATCGCCGGCCAGCATTAAAACCCTTCCCCTGTCGTCGTAGACTGTGGCTTCAGCCCAGTGCTGGGATTCGATGATGCCTTCCCTCAGCAAATGCACTTCGATGGGGGTAGTGTGGGGACGTTTTCCTCTGCTCATGCTGTTGGGGGAATTTCCGATGATGGTAAAGTTTCGCGGGGTTCTATTGATTAACCTATCCTCAATTCTAGGCATTTAGGGCACTTTGCACGGATCAGAGCCCATTTGATCTGTTTAATCTGTGCAATTTTGCTCAATGGAGAAATCGAAAAATGGTCCAAATAAGAATGTCGATCGCCATGGTGGCCCCCAGGAGTTTCAGAGTATTTTGCCAACGTTGTAGTACGGGGTTAACTTGATAGCGCAAAATAAGTTGGTCCCTGGTTTGCACTTCCAATGGTTTGCGCCACACCTGGCCATCGTACCAACCGGATTCTTCGTAGGTGACGGTTTCCGCCCCTAGGCGATCGCCAACGTAACGCCAGCCCAACATCAAGCGCAACACAAACAGAGACAATAAAAGGCAAATACCCAGCACAATCAGAAAACCGCATTGAACCGGTTGCTTTTCCACCGAAAAACTGGCAGAGGCGATCGGACTGACAATAAAACTGATCAGCAGGGCCAGACGGGTGAGGTTTTTGCCGTAGCTAAGCAGATCTACTTGACCCCAGGAATAGAGCCAAGCGGATTTGAGCGCTTCATATTCGTTGACCGGCTGTTGGTCGATAGGCACAGGACAGATTTGGGGGGAAGATTCCCGCATCGGCTTCATGGGTTTGGGAAGATGGGCTAGAGGATTTAGTGTAATTCCTTCCCATTTTGACCCAGAATTTCGGTGAGCACCAAGTTATGGTGAGCTAGGAAATTTGCTTAATTTTGCCTAAAGCAGATTTTCCTGGGGCCCCTCTCCGCTAACCTGGGATTATCTGTGTTGGTGACCTATGCCTGTATCTCCCCTATCGGTTTGTATTACCCTGGGCACCCGCCCCGAGGCGATTAAATTAGCCCCAGTGATCCGTGCTTTCCTGGCCCAGCCTGATATGCACACCCAAGTGTTGTTAACGGGACAGCATCGGGAAATGGTGCAACAGGTGATGGATTTATTTGCATTGTCGGCGGACGCAGATCTGGAAATTATGCAACCGGGGCAAACCCTCACGGACATTACCCAGGGCTGTTTAGAAGGACTAGGACAACTATGGCAAGAAAAACCGCCCCAATTGGTCATTGTCCAGGGGGACACCACCACTGCATTTGCTGCGGCCCTGGCAGCTTTTTACCAACAAATCCCCATTGGCCATGTGGAAGCAGGTTTACGCACCGATAATTTGTTTAACCCCTATCCAGAGGAAGCCAATCGCCGTCTAATTTCCCAAATAGCCCAGTTGCACTTTGCCCCCACTACCTTGGCGGTGGAGAATTTACGGCGGTCCGATGTCACCGGGGAAATCCATTTAACGGGCAATACGGTCATTGATGCCCTGTTAACGGTGGCGGAACAAAAACCAGCCTGTCCCATTCCAGGTTTGGACTGGCAGAAGCATCGAGTTTTACTGGCTACAGTGCATCGCCGGGAAAATTGGGGGGAGCCCTTGCAGGATATTTTGACCAGTTTTAGCCAAATTCTAGAGCAGTTTCCCGACACGGCCCTATTGCTGCCCATGCACCGTAATCCCACTGTGCGGGAACCGATTCAAAAGGCGTTGGGTAATCATCCCCGGGTTTTTCTGACAGAACCCTTGGATTACGCCCAATTGGTGGGGGCAATTCAGCATTGTTATTTACTGTTGACGGATTCCGGGGGTCTGCAGGAAGAAGCTCCTAGTTTGGGAAAACCTGTGTTAGTGTTGCGGGAAACAACGGAACGCCCAGAGGCGATCGCCGCTGGAACTGCCAAATTAGTGGGAACGGATCCAGCTGCGGTTACGAAGGCTGCCGGGGAATTACTAAGTCAACCTCAGGCTTATGAGCAAATGGCCAACGCCATCAATCCTTTTGGGGATGGTACCGCTAGCCAAAAAATTATCGAAATTGTCCGTAACTATTTCCAGCATTAAAGCTGGTGCCACCATTGTCTTGAATTTGTTAGTCAAAATTTTTAGTAAAACCACATAATGCTCAGTTTAATTAATGTTTTATTTGCCTTTATAACCATAGCGATTTTAATCCTAGCGGGTAGGTTTCTTAAGCAAAAAATTAAACTATTTCAAAAACTATATTTACCAGAATCGATTATCGCCGGGGCGATCGCCCTGTTGTTGGGGCCTGGAGTTTTCGGTGCTATTGCCGTGGCTTTGGGGGTGCCTGCCGACGGCTATTTAGCGGGGGGCGTATTTTCAGAAACCACCCGTGCGGTCTGGGCCCAATCCCCCGGAGTATTTATAAATATAGTTTTTGCCGCTCTCTTCCTAGGGGAAACCATTCCCAAACCAAAGGAAATTTGGCGAAAAACTGCTCCCCAGGTAGCCTTTGGCCAGACGTTGGCTTGGGGCCAATATGTTCTGCCCATACTGGTAACTTTATTGATTTTAATTCCCCTATTTGATGTCGATCCCATCATTGCAACTTTAGTGGAAATTAGTTTTGAAGGAGGCCACGGAACAGCCGCGGGGATGGCAGAAACTTTTAACAGGTTAAACTTTCCCGATGGGGGAGATTTAGCCCTGGGATTAGCCACGGTGGGCATTGTTACAGGGGTAATTGCCGGAACGATTTTGGCCGACTGGGGCAGAAAAAATAATTACATTCAAGAAATACCAACGGAAGTACCATCAGGAGACGCCCAATTTCAACCTACGGCCCATCTAGAGAGCGATCGGGTTTTAACCAGAAGGGCCCGGTTAATGCAGAATCTTTTAGTTGATCCCCTGTCTTTAAACTTTGGTTTTACGGCCCTAGCAGTGTTGATTGGCTGGATAATTTTAGAATTACTTAGGTTATTAGAATTTTTCACCTGGGGAAAAACGGGTTTTGAGTTAGCTGGAGCCATTCCCCTATTCCCCATGGCTTTGATCGGGGGAATTATTGTCCAACTAATCATGAAAAAGTTGGATTTAGATACCTTAATTATTCGCAATTTACAGGAAAGAATTGCTGGGGTTGCACTGGATTTAGTGGTGGTGACTGCTTTGGCTTCCATTAAACTGCAAGTGTTGGGGGCTAACTTGCCCGTTTTTCTTAGTTTGTCTTTGGTGGGAATTGTTTGGAATATTGTCGCTTTTGTCTACCTAGCACCAAAAATTTTACCGAGCTACTGGTTTGAACGGGGCATTGGTGATATGGGCCAATCCATGGGAGTTACTGCCACGGGAATTCTCTTAATTAAAATGGTGGACCCCCATAACCGCACGGGTGCATTTGAGAGTTTTGCCTATAAACAATTATTTTTTGAACCCATTGTTGGCGGGGGATTATTTACAGCAGCGGCCCCTACTTTGATCCGACAATTTGGCCTAGTTCCCATGCTAATTTCCACCTCTGGGCTATTAGCTTTTTGGTTAATCTTTGGTTTCTGGAACTACAAGGTGATTAAACGAGAAATGATCGCCGAAGCGAATTCTCCCAACCCAATTACTTGATATTGATATTCAGGGAATAATAAACTGCAATTAGGTCTGTTCTATGTACGAAAAATTGCAGTATTTAGCAGCGTTAAAAATTAAGATCTTGTAACGTCTTGGTCAAGCCTTGGTCAATCTTTAAAATCTGGCTAGATGCCAGTCGGGGCGTAAACTGCGAGCTTGCCGTAAATAAGCGTGGTACATCTCAGACTGGGGACTTTGGCTGTTGACATGGATCAACACCCGGATACACCGTTCCAAACTACCTTTTACACACATTTGTTGGACATCTAGCAGGGGTACATTTTCCCAACGGGGCCTCTGCCTGGCGATCGCCGCCGGAAAAATGGCATCGAGATCGGGGGTAACGGAGAAGGTTACGCTGACAATGTCTTCAGGGGGACAGGCATTATTCGCTTCAATGACATCCAGTAGCTCACAGACCGCATCTCGGATTGCCTCAGAGCTATTTTCCGAAACCGTCGTTGCACCCCGAATTGCCCGAACTTTCCAGTCCACCACCCTCAACCTCCTCGTTAATTGCTAGTAAGTTTAGTCTTTGTGAGTTGAATTTAATTTAATCGGTCTAGTTACGGGGGCAAAAGTTCCCCGTTTAGCCCTAGCCCAAGGGTAAGGGACTATTTTGCTTGGAAACCACACCCATCTTACCGGACAATTCGGTTAGGATGATTGACTGACCTTTTGCCAATTTTGCCTGAATGTCTATGCCTCGCCTCAGCCTTTGCATGATTGTTCAAAACGAAGCCGCTTTCCTAGGAGATTGCCTGGCCAGTGTGGCGAGTTTAGTGGACGAAATAGTCATAGCAGATACAGGGTCCACCGATAACACAGTGGAAATTGCCACCCAGGCGGGAGCTAAGGTGATCACTGTGCCTTGGCAGGATGATTTTGCCCTGGCTCGCAATCAGGCCCTAGCGGCCACCACTGGAGATTGGGTTTTAGTCCTCGACGCGGACGAAAGGTTGAATATTTTGGTAAAAGATGGCATCGAAAAGGCGATCGCCATGGACAATGCCTTAGTGGTGAACCTAATGCGCCACGAACTGGGCAGTAATCAATCTCCCTATTCCTTGGTATCCCGACTGTTTCGTCGTCATCCGGCAGTGCAATTTAACCGTGCTTACCACGAAACCATTGACGACAGTGTGTTGGCCTTATTAACCCAGGAACCGGATTGGCAAGTGATTGACCTACCGGGGGTGGCCATTTTGCACCAGGGCTATGACCCTACTTTACTCAGGCAACGGGGCAAAACCCAACGGGCCAAGCATTTACTCGAAAAAGCCAGGGTGGATAATCCCCAGGATCCTTACCTCTGCAGTAAGTTGGGAGCCTTATATTTTAGTTTGGGGGATGAAAAAGAAGGGGTAAAACTACTCAAGCAGGGTCTAAAAAGCAATACAGCTTCCATCCCTGTGCGATTTGAATTGCATTACCATTTGGCCAACGCCTACCGTCGCCAACAAAAATGGGAACTGGCTCGGAAGCATTATCAAAAAGCCCTGGATGAAGAAATTTTATTGCCGCTAAAATTAGGTGCTTTGATTAATTACGGTGCTTTTTTACAAGACTTGGGGGAATTGGGCGAAGCAATTAAGCTTTATCAAGCAGTAATTCACATTGATCCATCCCAGGCGATCGCCTTTTTTAATCTAGCTATGATTTACAAAGCCCAAGGGAATTTGCTAGAAGCTATTAAAGGTTATCAAGAGGCTATTACCCTGCAACCGGATTATGCTGAAGCCTATCAAAACTTAGCTGTTACTAGCTTTAAAGCTGGGCTAATTCAGGAAAGTGTCGATGCTTTCCAACAGGCGATCGCCCTTTACGAACAACGGCAATCTCCGGAGGCAGATCGACTAAGAAAAAACCTAGGAGAAATGGGTTTGATCTAAATGTGCAATTTATTCATGGAAATGCCAAAAGAATTGTTTGAGTGAAACTGGCTCAAGATTCGATTATCACCCAAGAAAAGTTAACTATCGCTCTTCTATCATTGTGGGTAGGATAAAACGGAGAAGATAGTCTGAAATGCGGAGGTGGTATATGGTTGCCCCACGTGAAGCAAAAGAAACAGTATAATTCATTGACAAATACTGCGAAGGATACAGAGGCTTATTTTATTTCCAAAAGTGAGAATGAGAAGCTTTGAATACTTGCATCTAGGATTAATTGCGAATATAAAGAGAAAAACCTTCGCAGAAATAGCTAAGGTAGTAGGACTAGAAAATGGACAAGGATTTGACTATTTCTTCGGTAACAGCCCTTGGTCGTTAGAGGAGGTAAGGGAAAGAAGAATTAATAAAATTCTGAGTTTTGCGAAAGGAGAAGCAATAACAATGATCATAGACGAAACAGGGGATAGGAAAAAAGGAAGAAAGACAGATTATGTTGCGCGTCAGTATATTGGCAATCTAGGAAAAATAGAAAATGGAATAGTAGAGGTGATGTGTTATGGAATTATAAAGGGAATGACAGTACCATTAATCAGCAAAGTATATAAACCAGAGACAAGACTAAAAGAGGGGGATAAATACAAAAATAAGCCAGAAATAGCAGGGGAAATTATCAAAGAAATAAAAGAGCTTGGTTTCAATATAAAGGTAGTATTAGCAGATAGTGAATATGGAGAGAGCAGCGAAAACTTTGTAAGAGTATTAGAAAAAGAAAATCTAGAATATGTACTAGCTATAAGGAGTAATCATGGAGTCTGGCTTGGGAAAGAGGAAAGAGTAAGAGCGAACAAATGGGGAAAATTTGAGAGAGAATTTGCAAGTGGAAAGTCGGAAATAAGATACGTGAGAGAAATTATTTATGGAAAGAGAGGGGAAAAAAGATATTGGCAAGTAACGGATAACAAGGAGAAAATGCCGTCAAATTCAACGTATTGTATTATGACAAAAGTATCAGAAATAAAATATAAAGAAGTGGGTAACTTATATGGAGCAAGGAACTGGATAGAGTATGGATTAAAGCAAATAAAGAATGAACTGGGGTGGGCAGATTTTAGAATAATGGACTATTCCAGAATAGAAAAATGGCGGGAAATAGTGATGAGCGTATATTTAATGGTAAGTCTTCAGATAGAAAATTTGCCTCCGCATGATAACTCCTTAAACAAATCAAAAAAATGGATGGAAAAACATACTTAACAACATGAAATTAATAATTCAGCCATTATGTTACTTTAATTTATTAAAGCCGTGGATGACGGTGATTTATACACCTCAGTTATTGAGAAACTTCCATTGCTTATTTGACAAATTGAAGAAGGCAGTAATGGCTTTAGGAGACCTTATTATTGCTCCAATTATTTTACCTTCCCACCTACACTGATAGAAGAGCGATAGGTTTTCGACAGGCTTATTTGGTGGCTTTTTTGAATTTGGGATTCTTCCCCAGGTGAGCCATGGGGATTCTAATTCGCCCTGGCTGTTTATGGTGATAGTAGAATCGGCCCTCGGCATTCCCTAACATGTAAACTTTTTCCACTAACCATCTGTTGCTCCTAACAAACAACAAAAGGGGAGCGGAAAAACCGACCCCCTTGAAGATAGTTACTATTTTTTGCCAGTTTGATGACAATTAATTTGCCTGCAGTCGGTGAAAGGATAAATTTTATCCTTCCAGCCCAGACGAATTATTCAGGGACAGTGGCACCGGAGACAGCACTACCAAAGGAATCAGTTTCCTTAACAAAGCCAGTGTAAGCTTCCATGCCATGCTCGCCGATGTCCAAACCGATCATTTCTTCTTCGCCGGACACCCGGATGCCCATAGTTTGCTTGAGGATAGCCCAAACAACGAAGCTGAAGATAGCGGTGAAAGCACCGATCGCCAGAATACCAACGATTTGAATGATTAACTGGTTGATGCCGCCGCCGTAAAACAAGCCCTTCTCCATGTTGAAGAAGCCCACTGCCAGGGTTCCCCAAACACCGTTGACCAAGTGAACAGAAATGGCACCCACGGGGTCATCAATTTTAATTTTGTCGAAGAAGGCAACGGAGTAGACCACCAAAATTCCAGCGATACCACCAATGATGACAGACCCCCAGTAGGATACTCCAGCACAACCAGCGGTAATACCCACCAGTCCAGCCAGTACACCGTTGATTACCATGGTCAAATCAGGCTTACCATCTTTGAGCCAGGAGGTAAAAGTAGCGGTGAGACCACCAGCAGAGGCAGCAAGGTTAGTGGTAACGGCAATGTAGGCACAGGCTTGATCGGCGGCTAATTGGGAACCGGGGTTAAAACCGAACCAGCCGATCCAGAGAATTAGACAACCAAGCATGGCAAAACCCATGTTGTGGCCGGGGATAGCGCCGGGTCGGCCATCAACAAATTTACCTAAGCGGGGACCGAGAAGGAAAGCTCCAGCCAAAGCAGCCCAACCACCAACGGAGTGAACCACAGTGGAACCGGCAAAGTCCATAAAGCCCATGGTGTAAAGCCAGCCGCCGGCATCCCAAACCCAGTGACCAGTGATGGGATAGGCAATACCAACCAACAGAACACTGAAGATCAAAAACTCATTAAACTTGATCCGCTCAGCTACAGCACCGGAAACAATGGTGGCGGCGGTAGCAGAGAACGCAACCTGGAACAAGAAGAATACTGCTACGGGCAATCCTTCTGGAAATGGGCTTAATCCATAGTTGGTGTGGTCGCCGCTCAGGAAAAATCCCCCGAAACCGACGAAGGGATTGCCACTGCTGCCGAACATCAAGGAAAAACCGATCGCCCAGTAAGCTATGGTGGCCAAGGCGAAAACGATCAGGTTTTTGGTCAGGATGTTAACGGCATTTTTTTGCCGGCAAAGGCCGGTTTCCAACATCCCGAAACCAGCGTTCATGAAGATAACCAGAATGGCGGCTATCAAAATCCAGATGGCATTAAGGGTTCCCTGGAGAGTGGCAACATTTTCGTTAAC
The genomic region above belongs to Synechocystis sp. PCC 6803 substr. PCC-P and contains:
- a CDS encoding tetratricopeptide repeat protein, producing MPRLSLCMIVQNEAAFLGDCLASVASLVDEIVIADTGSTDNTVEIATQAGAKVITVPWQDDFALARNQALAATTGDWVLVLDADERLNILVKDGIEKAIAMDNALVVNLMRHELGSNQSPYSLVSRLFRRHPAVQFNRAYHETIDDSVLALLTQEPDWQVIDLPGVAILHQGYDPTLLRQRGKTQRAKHLLEKARVDNPQDPYLCSKLGALYFSLGDEKEGVKLLKQGLKSNTASIPVRFELHYHLANAYRRQQKWELARKHYQKALDEEILLPLKLGALINYGAFLQDLGELGEAIKLYQAVIHIDPSQAIAFFNLAMIYKAQGNLLEAIKGYQEAITLQPDYAEAYQNLAVTSFKAGLIQESVDAFQQAIALYEQRQSPEADRLRKNLGEMGLI
- a CDS encoding sodium/glutamate symporter is translated as MLSLINVLFAFITIAILILAGRFLKQKIKLFQKLYLPESIIAGAIALLLGPGVFGAIAVALGVPADGYLAGGVFSETTRAVWAQSPGVFINIVFAALFLGETIPKPKEIWRKTAPQVAFGQTLAWGQYVLPILVTLLILIPLFDVDPIIATLVEISFEGGHGTAAGMAETFNRLNFPDGGDLALGLATVGIVTGVIAGTILADWGRKNNYIQEIPTEVPSGDAQFQPTAHLESDRVLTRRARLMQNLLVDPLSLNFGFTALAVLIGWIILELLRLLEFFTWGKTGFELAGAIPLFPMALIGGIIVQLIMKKLDLDTLIIRNLQERIAGVALDLVVVTALASIKLQVLGANLPVFLSLSLVGIVWNIVAFVYLAPKILPSYWFERGIGDMGQSMGVTATGILLIKMVDPHNRTGAFESFAYKQLFFEPIVGGGLFTAAAPTLIRQFGLVPMLISTSGLLAFWLIFGFWNYKVIKREMIAEANSPNPIT
- the aroH gene encoding chorismate mutase, producing MVDWKVRAIRGATTVSENSSEAIRDAVCELLDVIEANNACPPEDIVSVTFSVTPDLDAIFPAAIARQRPRWENVPLLDVQQMCVKGSLERCIRVLIHVNSQSPQSEMYHAYLRQARSLRPDWHLARF
- a CDS encoding ammonium transporter, which produces MSNSILSKLNVGERSPVNRTHSSRTEAEKSSLFRFVRRKINSPWLACVPLTALIVAIWNAAAIAQDTEIVNITVETVNENVATLQGTLNAIWILIAAILVIFMNAGFGMLETGLCRQKNAVNILTKNLIVFALATIAYWAIGFSLMFGSSGNPFVGFGGFFLSGDHTNYGLSPFPEGLPVAVFFLFQVAFSATAATIVSGAVAERIKFNEFLIFSVLLVGIAYPITGHWVWDAGGWLYTMGFMDFAGSTVVHSVGGWAALAGAFLLGPRLGKFVDGRPGAIPGHNMGFAMLGCLILWIGWFGFNPGSQLAADQACAYIAVTTNLAASAGGLTATFTSWLKDGKPDLTMVINGVLAGLVGITAGCAGVSYWGSVIIGGIAGILVVYSVAFFDKIKIDDPVGAISVHLVNGVWGTLAVGFFNMEKGLFYGGGINQLIIQIVGILAIGAFTAIFSFVVWAILKQTMGIRVSGEEEMIGLDIGEHGMEAYTGFVKETDSFGSAVSGATVPE
- a CDS encoding asparaginase, translating into MPRIEDRLINRTPRNFTIIGNSPNSMSRGKRPHTTPIEVHLLREGIIESQHWAEATVYDDRGRVLMLAGDSTSNAFIRSSLKPFQALAVTSTGTMERYGLTDKDLAIMCGSHQGTIEQARQVFNILWRADIEPQALQCPIPAGQESPLYHGCSGKHAGMLAVCQQQDWPLHSYLQQNSPIQKLILSKVADLLGMPGAELIAAHDDCGAPTYTMELGQIAHLYALLASGQQLGLERVARAMTYYPYFVAGEGCFDTELMQQMEGELVSKSGAEGVQCVGRVGEGLGLAIKVKDGSKRAKYAVAIHLLQQMGWIPPQVAETLSEKFVRLGKYKRLEVIGELAML
- the trxA gene encoding thioredoxin translates to MSATPQVSDASFKEDVLDSELPVLVDFWAPWCGPCRMVAPVVDEISQQYEGKVKVVKLNTDENPNTASQYGIRSIPTLMIFKGGQRVDMVVGAVPKTTLASTLEKYL
- a CDS encoding IS701 family transposase, producing the protein MRSFEYLHLGLIANIKRKTFAEIAKVVGLENGQGFDYFFGNSPWSLEEVRERRINKILSFAKGEAITMIIDETGDRKKGRKTDYVARQYIGNLGKIENGIVEVMCYGIIKGMTVPLISKVYKPETRLKEGDKYKNKPEIAGEIIKEIKELGFNIKVVLADSEYGESSENFVRVLEKENLEYVLAIRSNHGVWLGKEERVRANKWGKFEREFASGKSEIRYVREIIYGKRGEKRYWQVTDNKEKMPSNSTYCIMTKVSEIKYKEVGNLYGARNWIEYGLKQIKNELGWADFRIMDYSRIEKWREIVMSVYLMVSLQIENLPPHDNSLNKSKKWMEKHT
- the wecB gene encoding non-hydrolyzing UDP-N-acetylglucosamine 2-epimerase, with translation MPVSPLSVCITLGTRPEAIKLAPVIRAFLAQPDMHTQVLLTGQHREMVQQVMDLFALSADADLEIMQPGQTLTDITQGCLEGLGQLWQEKPPQLVIVQGDTTTAFAAALAAFYQQIPIGHVEAGLRTDNLFNPYPEEANRRLISQIAQLHFAPTTLAVENLRRSDVTGEIHLTGNTVIDALLTVAEQKPACPIPGLDWQKHRVLLATVHRRENWGEPLQDILTSFSQILEQFPDTALLLPMHRNPTVREPIQKALGNHPRVFLTEPLDYAQLVGAIQHCYLLLTDSGGLQEEAPSLGKPVLVLRETTERPEAIAAGTAKLVGTDPAAVTKAAGELLSQPQAYEQMANAINPFGDGTASQKIIEIVRNYFQH
- a CDS encoding CGLD27 family protein is translated as MKPMRESSPQICPVPIDQQPVNEYEALKSAWLYSWGQVDLLSYGKNLTRLALLISFIVSPIASASFSVEKQPVQCGFLIVLGICLLLSLFVLRLMLGWRYVGDRLGAETVTYEESGWYDGQVWRKPLEVQTRDQLILRYQVNPVLQRWQNTLKLLGATMAIDILIWTIFRFLH